From a single Lolium rigidum isolate FL_2022 chromosome 7, APGP_CSIRO_Lrig_0.1, whole genome shotgun sequence genomic region:
- the LOC124678163 gene encoding probable inactive carboxylesterase Os04g0669700 yields MEQPVAATAAPSRFVLWLHGLGDNGRANEPVAGYAFAGARWAFPTAPTAPVTCNRGARMPSWFDIHDTPITSKSVKGEEDVLRSVQSVHAMIDREISAGTSPEDVFVFGLSQGGALSIASVLLYPKTLGGCAVFSGFLPFGPSFASRVTAEAKKTPVLWVHGRADYLVPIEAGQDGTKFLKGIGMSCEFKVYHELGHGLEPYELEYCERWAGKRSSEPAGTKSVGIGVPGRKSSCCGLSFSIS; encoded by the exons ATGGAGCAGCCTgtggcggcaacggcggcgccgtcgcggtTCGTGCTGTGGCTGCACGGTCTCGGCGACAACGGGCGCGCCAACGAGCCTGTGGCCGGCTACGCCTTCGCCGGCGCACGCTGGGCCTTCCCCACCGCGCCCACCGCGCCCGTGACATGCAACC GTGGCGCGCGCATGCCGTCGTGGTTCGACATCCACGACACGCCCATTACTTCC AAATCCGTGAAAGGAGAGGAGGACGTTCTGAGGTCTGTCCAGAGCGTGCACGCCATGATCGATCGGGAGATTTCCGCCGGTACGAGCCCGGAAGACGTGTTCGTCTTCGGGCTCAGCCAGGGAGGGGCGCTGAGCATCGCGAGCGTGCTGCTGTACCCGAAGACGCTGGGCGGCTGCGCGGTCTTCAGCGGCTTCCTCCCCTTCGGCCCCTCTTTCGCGTCCAGAGTCACGGCCGAGGCCAAGAAG ACTCCCGTGCTGTGGGTGCACGGGCGAGCGGACTACCTGGTCCCGATCGAGGCGGGGCAGGACGGCACCAAATTCCTGAAGGGAATCGGCATGAGCTGCGAGTTCAAG GTGTACCACGAGCTTGGGCACGGGCTGGAGCCCTACGAACTGGAGTACTGCGAGCGATGGGCTGGGAAACGTTCAAGCGAACCGGCAGGGACGAAAAGCGTTGGCATTGGGGTTCCCGGGCGCAAGTCTTCGTGTTGCGGCTTGAGCTTTTCCATCAGCTAG